In one window of Choloepus didactylus isolate mChoDid1 chromosome 11 unlocalized genomic scaffold, mChoDid1.pri SUPER_11_unloc5, whole genome shotgun sequence DNA:
- the LOC119524731 gene encoding olfactory receptor 2AE1-like encodes MGRGNETSVDGFTLLGLFPEMRHAGFLICTILLVYAVAITGNTTLILLISLDPQLHSPMYFLLSQLSLMDISLISTTVPKMLANYFSGTSAISYIGCVTQVYLYSSLTGSECILLTLMAYDRYMAICNPLRYVVIINSETCLQMSIMSWLGGALNGLVQTFFTMHFPRCGSKEIHHFFCELEAVLKLSCEDTSTYETVVFLSGIILILIPFSLILTSYIFIFLTVFHLNSTKARHKTLATCSSHLLVVLFYFGPTMLIYMTPRSLHTTGQEQGLSVFYTILTPMLNPLIYSLRNKDVREALRKVLRKV; translated from the coding sequence ATGGGGAGAGGAAATGAGACTTCTGTAGATGGTTTTACCCTCCTTGGACTCTTCCCAGAAATGAGACATGCTGGCTTTCTCATCTGCACCATTCTCCTTGTCTATGCTGTTGCCATCACAGGAAACACCACCCTCATCCTCCTCATCTCTCTGGATCCCCAGCTCCACAGCCCCATGTACTTCCTGCTCAGCCAGCTCTCCCTCATGGACATCTCCCTCATCTCCACAACTGTCCCCAAGATGCTAGCCAACTATTTCTCAGGGACATCAGCTATATCATACATTGGCTGTGTGACTCAGGTCTATTTATATTCCTCCCTTACAGGCAGTGAGTGCATTCTGCTCACACTGATGGCCTATGATAGATACATGGCTATTTGTAATCCTTTAAGATATGTGGTTATTATAAATTCTGAGACTTGCCTGCAGATGTCCATTATGTCTTGGTTAGGGGGAGCACTAAATGGCTTAGTGCAAACTTTCTTTACAATGCACTTTCCCAGATGTGGCTCAAAAGAAATCCACCATTTCTTCTGTGAGCTAGAAGCAGTCCTCAAGCTCTCATGTGAGGACACTTCAACCTATGAGACAGTTGTGTTTCTATCTGGAATCATATTGATCCTTATTCCCTTCAGCCTTATTCTGACCTCCTACATTTTTATCTTCCTCACTGTTTTCCACTTAAATTCTACCAAGGCAAGGCATAAAACTCTTGCTACCTGCTCTTCCCATCTACTGGTGGTGCTTTTCTACTTTGGTCCTACTATGTTGATTTACATGACTCCCAGATCCTTGCACACCACAGGGCAGGAGCAGGGTCTCTCTGTCTTCTACACCATCCTCACCCCCATGCTGAACCCCCTCATATACAGCCTAAGGAACAAGGATGTAAGAGAGGCTCTGAGGAAAGTTCTGAGAAAAGTCTAG